A part of Anas acuta chromosome 26, bAnaAcu1.1, whole genome shotgun sequence genomic DNA contains:
- the COMP gene encoding cartilage oligomeric matrix protein, which translates to MISALAFVFLLCLSCPFSSCQQRRAGVEVGPEMLDEMRETNRVLMEVRDLLKQQVKEITYLKNAVMECDACGIHTEVSGPGITVTQFNRCNPNPCFPGVACTETGTGFRCGPCPPGYSGNGSQCTDINECNANPCFPKVQCINTSPGFRCDPCPPGFTGQMVEGVGLAYARANKQVCTDINECETGAAKNCVPNSICINTRGSYKCGACKPGFVGDQITGCKSQTARRCPNGEISPCHEKAQCIVERDGSISCACLVGWAGNGYVCGKDTDIDGVPDEKLRCSDKKCRKDNCMTVPNSGQEDADRDGIGDACDDDADGDGILNAEDNCVYTRNTDQRNTDKDNFGDACDNCRQVKNDDQRDIDGDGKGDECDDDMDGDGIKNPMDNCKRVPNPDQKDGDGDGVGDVCDSCPTVSNPDQKDTDHDLVGDVCDTNQDSDGDGHQDTRDNCPSVPNSSQVDTDNDGLGDECDDDDDNDGIPDEKPPGPDNCRLVPNPGQEDSDGDGVGNLCEEDFDRDMVIDRIDVCPENAEVTLTDFRAFQTVVLDPEGDAQIDPNWIVLNQGMEIVQTMNSDPGLAVGYTAFNGVDFEGTFHVNTATDDDYAGFIFGYQDSSSFYVVMWKQMEQTYWQANPFRAVAEPGIQLKAVKSKTGPGEYLRNSLWHTGDTTDQVKLLWKDPRNSGWKDKTSYRWFLQHRPQVGYIRARFYEGPEVVADTGVVLDTTMRGGRLGVFCFSQENIIWSNLRYRCNDTIPEDYETFRVQQDQPQF; encoded by the exons ATGATTTCAGCTCTagcctttgtttttctcctctgcctctcctgtCCTTTTTCATCATGTcagcagagaagagcag GAGTAGAAGTTGGTCCTGAAATGCTGGATGAGATGAGAGAAACTAACCGTGTGCTGATGGAAGTTCGAGACTTGTTGAAACAGCAG gtTAAAGAGATAACATACCTGAAGAATGCAGTCATGGAGTGTGATGCCTGTG GCATACACACTGAGGTGTCAGGCCCTGGCATCACCGTGACACAGTTTAACAGATGCAACCCAAACCCCTGCTTCCCTGGAGTGGCCTGCACTGAGACTGGCACTGGCTTCCGCTGCGGCCCCTGTCCCCCAGGTTATTCAGGCAATGGGTCCCAGTGCACAGACATCAAcgag TGCAATGCAAACCCCTGCTTCCCGAAGGTCCAGTGCATTAACACTTCTCCTGGCTTCCGCTGTGATCCCTGCCCTCCTGGCTTCACGGGGCAGATGGTCGAAGGCGTTGGACTAGCTTATGCCAGGGCCAACAAACAG GTTTGCACTGACATCAATGAATGCGAGACAGGAGCTGCCAAAAATTGTGTCCCAAACTCTATCTGTATCAACACACGG GGATCCTACAAGTGCGGGGCTTGTAAACCTGGTTTTGTTGGGGATCAAATCACAGGCTGCAAAAGCCAGACAGCGAGACGTTGCCCTAACGGCGAAATTAGCCCCTGCCACGAGAAAGCTCAGTGCATCGTGGAGCGCGATGGGTCCATCTCCTGCGCG TGCCTtgtgggctgggcagggaatGGCTACGTCTGTGGGAAGGATACAGACATTGATGGAGTCCCTGATGAGAAGCTACGCTGCTCTGACAAGAAGTGCCGCAAG GATAACTGCATGACTGTCCCCAACTCTGGCCAGGAGGATGCAGACCGGGATGGAATTGGAGATGCTTGTGATGATGATGCCGATGGAGACGGGATATTAAATGCTGAG GACAACTGCGTCTACACGCGCAACACCGACCAGCGTAACACAGACAAGGACAACTTCGGTGATGCCTGTGACAACTGTCGCCAGGTGAAGAACGATGACCAACGGGACATTGATGGTGATGGGAAAGGAGACGAGTGTGACGATGACATGGATGGAGATG GGATCAAGAATCCAATGGACAACTGTAAAAGAGTTCCTAACCCTGATCAAAAAGACGGCGATGGTGATGGAGTAGGAGACGTGTGTGACAGCTGCCCAACAGTCAGTAATCCAGACCAG aaAGATACGGATCATGATCTAGTGGGAGATGTTTGTGACACCAACCAGGACAG CGATGGGGATGGCCACCAAGATACACGGGATAACTGCCCCTCAGTGCCTAACAGCTCCCAGGTGGACACAGACAATGACGGGCTAGGAGATGAATGCGATGATGATGACGATAATGATGGGATTCCAGATGAGAAACCCCCAGGCCCTGACAACTGTCGGCTTGTCCCTAACCCTGGCCAAGAAGACTCAGACG GTGATGGTGTTGGAAACCTTTGTGAAGAAGACTTTGACAGAGACATGGTGATTGATAGAATTGATGTGTGCCCAGAGAACGCAGAAGTGACATTAACAGACTTCAGGGCTTTCCAGACAGTTGTACTGGACCCTGAGGGTGATGCACAGATCGATCCCAACTGGATTGTCCTCAACCAG GGCATGGAAATTGTCCAAACCATGAACAGCGATCCTGGTCTGGCTGTAG GTTACACGGCATTCAATGGCGTTGACTTTGAGGGCACATTCCATGTCAACACGGCCACAGATGATGATTATGCTGGCTTCATATTTGGCTACCAGGACAGTTCCAGCTTTTATGTGGTCATGTGGAAACAGATGGAACAGACATACTGGCAGGCAAACCCCTTCCGAGCAGTAGCAGAACCTGGAATTCAACTGAAG GCAGTGAAGTCCAAAACAGGCCCAGGCGAGTACCTCCGCAATTCCCTCTGGCACACTGGGGACACCACAGACCAGGTCAAACTGCTGTGGAAAGACCCTCGCAACTCTGGCTGGAAGGACAAGACATCTTACCGCTGGTTCCTGCAGCATCGGCCTCAAGTCGGATACATCAG AGCTCGCTTCTATGAAGGCCCTGAAGTAGTGGCAGACACTGGAGTTGTCCTTGATACAACTATGCGAGGAGGACGCCTCGGAGTCTTCTGCTTCTCCCAGGAGAACATTATTTGGTCAAACCTGCGTTATCGCTGCAACG aTACCATTCCAGAAGACTATGAAACATTCAGAGTTCAGCAAGACCAACCTCAGTTTTAA